CAAGCTACTGCTCTTACACGGCGGCCCAGCCAACAGCCACGAGTATTTCGAGAACTTTCCGGCGTATCTGACCAAGGAAGGCGTGGAAATATATTTCTACGACCAGCTGGGCTCCTACCATTCAGACCAGCCCAAAGACACTACCATTTGGAACATCAGCCGCTTCGTGGACGAAGTAGAGCAGGTGCGCCAGGGCTTGGGCCTGGAGCAGTTTTACCTGCTAGGCCACTCCTGGGGTGGACTACTAGCCTTGGAGTACGCCGCCAAGTATCCAGCCCAGCTGAAAGGCCTTATCATATCGAATATGGGCTATAGTGCCCCCATCTACAACAAGTACCGGTTTGGACTGTACGCCGACATCGTCCGCAGCCAGGCCGCTGCCGCCGGCCGCCGGGTGCCCGCCGCCGACAGCTTAGTGGGCCAGAGGCTGTATCCACTAATCACTAAAGAGGTAAGGGACGAATTTTTTCGGCAGCACATGCTACGCCTGGATAAGGAGCCCGAGCCGTCCGTCCGCAATTTTGCCCATATCAACCAGAAAGACCGGATACCTATGTTCCGGTCGCTGGCAGTGTGGGATTTTACTGCGCGGCTGCCGCTCATTCAAGTTTCTACCCTGCTGCTGGGTGCTCAGCATGACTTTGTACCTCCCTCGTCCTATTCATTTATGCAAAAGCAGATGCCGCGTAGCCAGGTATACATTTGCCCTGCTGGTTCTCACTTTGCCATGTGGGACGATCCGCAGCACTATTTTCCGAC
This region of Hymenobacter sp. YIM 151500-1 genomic DNA includes:
- a CDS encoding proline iminopeptidase-family hydrolase, with translation MKAPGVRMITVDGRYKVWTQKVGQGKIKLLLLHGGPANSHEYFENFPAYLTKEGVEIYFYDQLGSYHSDQPKDTTIWNISRFVDEVEQVRQGLGLEQFYLLGHSWGGLLALEYAAKYPAQLKGLIISNMGYSAPIYNKYRFGLYADIVRSQAAAAGRRVPAADSLVGQRLYPLITKEVRDEFFRQHMLRLDKEPEPSVRNFAHINQKDRIPMFRSLAVWDFTARLPLIQVSTLLLGAQHDFVPPSSYSFMQKQMPRSQVYICPAGSHFAMWDDPQHYFPTLLKFLKKTNRRS